A DNA window from Paenibacillus andongensis contains the following coding sequences:
- a CDS encoding extracellular solute-binding protein gives MSKKWVKWVTMPLAASLLLAGCESSSQPAGGGDNASSTPSTTASSGKPATWIADRTIKGLLFIDSDDITKDINPEIAKKLKEMTGITLQMEGVNSEHAIDGLIAGLASNDLPDFIVYYLNNSGRKEMPVILKAAKENMFTDLTPLIKGTKIYSKYLDDKYLPLDTKNGVMFRPEFNGSSYFVHMNVQREGGYEERKYVGGPFIRKDIAEALKVDPRTIKTTDQVYELAQKIKDGNFKDKNGKAVTPLGPRYWGNSNHENGPLFNDLTWGAIDQGFEKNKEGKIVHESKTEYPMKRIEFVQKLLKDKLMAPDYYAMQENKATEGAINGSFGIIGDMHSYLDFNKDMSYLPLGPINSVDGSYRMSVDYKSGYMAWSIPKTTKNPQDVVKFADFLASREGKLLWQYGLEGRDYTLDAKGNPLVKKEVLELRNKDPKAAKELGFEGAGNGWGSYLGSTDINRLGDFGEMQYGDAVSPEANATPLKIAEYWGYDEKKKNAIINDGYRPLSFIDEFATGNELKTALTNYNESVIRAFYAKSMDEAQKILDASKKQLQAAGLDKFEELLQKKDSDPKTKVILK, from the coding sequence ATGAGCAAAAAATGGGTCAAATGGGTTACTATGCCTTTGGCAGCAAGTTTACTGCTTGCCGGTTGTGAAAGTTCCAGTCAACCAGCAGGTGGAGGAGACAATGCGAGTTCAACACCGTCAACCACAGCCAGCAGCGGCAAGCCCGCAACTTGGATTGCAGACCGAACAATCAAGGGGCTTCTGTTTATTGACAGCGATGATATAACGAAAGATATCAATCCGGAGATTGCCAAGAAGCTGAAAGAAATGACAGGGATTACGCTGCAAATGGAAGGTGTAAACTCGGAGCATGCGATTGACGGTCTGATTGCAGGGCTAGCTTCCAACGATTTGCCTGACTTCATCGTTTATTATCTCAATAACAGTGGACGCAAAGAAATGCCAGTCATCCTGAAAGCTGCCAAAGAAAACATGTTCACAGACCTGACCCCTCTTATAAAGGGTACAAAAATATATAGCAAATATTTAGATGATAAATATTTGCCGCTGGATACGAAGAACGGCGTTATGTTCCGTCCGGAATTTAACGGCTCCAGTTACTTCGTCCATATGAACGTTCAAAGAGAGGGCGGCTACGAAGAGCGCAAGTATGTCGGAGGTCCTTTCATACGCAAAGATATTGCCGAAGCGTTAAAAGTTGATCCTCGAACGATTAAAACAACGGATCAAGTCTATGAATTGGCTCAGAAGATCAAAGATGGCAATTTCAAAGATAAAAACGGAAAAGCAGTTACCCCTCTCGGACCTAGATACTGGGGCAATAGCAATCACGAGAATGGACCGCTATTCAATGATTTGACCTGGGGAGCGATTGATCAAGGCTTCGAAAAGAACAAGGAAGGCAAAATTGTTCACGAAAGCAAGACGGAATATCCGATGAAGCGTATTGAGTTCGTTCAGAAGCTTTTGAAGGATAAACTAATGGCTCCTGATTATTACGCGATGCAGGAAAACAAAGCGACGGAAGGAGCTATTAACGGTTCATTTGGTATCATCGGCGATATGCATAGCTATTTGGATTTCAATAAAGATATGAGCTATCTTCCGCTTGGACCGATTAATTCTGTGGATGGAAGCTACCGGATGTCGGTTGACTATAAGAGCGGGTACATGGCCTGGTCGATTCCGAAAACAACGAAAAATCCGCAGGATGTCGTCAAATTCGCCGATTTCCTGGCCAGTCGTGAAGGCAAGCTGCTTTGGCAGTACGGTTTAGAAGGAAGAGACTATACGCTGGATGCCAAAGGTAATCCGCTCGTCAAGAAAGAAGTGTTGGAGCTTCGGAACAAAGATCCGAAAGCGGCCAAGGAGCTTGGTTTTGAAGGAGCAGGGAATGGCTGGGGAAGCTATCTCGGCAGTACGGATATCAACAGGCTGGGGGATTTCGGCGAAATGCAGTATGGGGATGCGGTTTCACCTGAAGCCAATGCGACACCTCTGAAAATTGCCGAATACTGGGGCTATGACGAGAAAAAGAAAAACGCAATCATCAATGACGGCTATCGTCCGCTCTCATTTATTGACGAGTTTGCAACAGGTAATGAATTAAAAACGGCCTTAACGAACTACAATGAAAGCGTCATTCGCGCATTCTATGCCAAGAGCATGGATGAAGCGCAGAAAATTCTAGATGCTTCGAAAAAACAATTACAGGCAGCTGGCTTGGACAAATTCGAAGAACTGCTTCAGAAGAAGGACAGCGATCCGAAAACGAAGGTTATTCTTAAATAA
- a CDS encoding ABC transporter permease, producing the protein METNLPQARVGAAVKKKNADLGKRILGHKQLYLMLLPCIVFFVIFSYIPMGGLMLAFKNYQFNKGILGSPWVGLTYFKAFFNDYQSSKLIKNTLIISSIKVFLGLPFPILLALMFNEVRSRRFRGITQSISYLPHFLSWVIVIGLMQRVLAPETGLLNEAIRFFGGDGSTFFMMESKYFYPLMFGSHIWQSIGWDSIIYLAAIASINPELHEAAKIDGANKWHEIWHVTLPGIRLTISILFILSLGSILQAGFDQIYLMRTPGNMELADILDTYIIRVGLQNGQYGYATAVGLMQGVIGLILVVTANRASKKFFDESIW; encoded by the coding sequence ATGGAAACGAATCTGCCGCAAGCTAGAGTTGGCGCTGCGGTGAAGAAGAAAAATGCTGATCTGGGGAAAAGAATACTTGGGCACAAGCAGTTATACCTCATGCTCCTTCCCTGTATTGTATTTTTCGTTATTTTCTCGTATATCCCGATGGGTGGACTCATGCTAGCCTTTAAGAATTACCAGTTTAACAAAGGAATCCTGGGCAGTCCTTGGGTGGGGTTAACGTATTTCAAAGCCTTTTTTAACGATTATCAAAGCAGCAAGCTGATTAAAAACACACTGATTATCAGCAGTATCAAAGTATTTCTGGGGCTGCCTTTTCCGATTCTGCTTGCGTTGATGTTCAATGAGGTCAGAAGCCGAAGATTCCGCGGAATCACACAGAGCATTTCCTATTTGCCGCATTTTCTTTCCTGGGTTATCGTCATTGGTCTTATGCAGCGGGTGCTTGCTCCCGAGACAGGGCTGCTGAACGAGGCGATCCGATTCTTCGGTGGAGACGGCAGCACTTTTTTCATGATGGAAAGCAAGTACTTTTATCCACTCATGTTTGGAAGCCATATTTGGCAAAGTATAGGGTGGGATTCGATCATTTATTTGGCCGCTATTGCCAGCATTAATCCTGAGCTGCATGAAGCCGCCAAGATTGATGGCGCTAACAAATGGCATGAAATCTGGCACGTTACCTTGCCGGGCATACGATTAACGATTTCGATCCTGTTTATTTTGTCGCTGGGTAGCATTCTGCAGGCGGGATTTGATCAAATATATCTTATGAGAACACCTGGGAATATGGAGCTAGCCGATATTCTTGACACCTATATCATCCGTGTAGGCCTTCAAAATGGACAATACGGATATGCGACGGCTGTTGGTTTAATGCAGGGTGTTATTGGACTGATTCTTGTTGTAACTGCTAATCGAGCTTCCAAAAAGTTTTTTGACGAATCAATATGGTAA
- a CDS encoding ABC transporter substrate-binding protein, whose translation MRKRAWVLMLLLVVVAMVSACGEKLTSTGKAQVVRVGVFKNVTHAAAYIALEKGYFAREWGSEVKIEVTAFDNGSDLSIAMATGDIDVGFVGPGPATTFFLKSGNYRVVSGSNNGGAVLVARNGSGINTVKDLVDKTIAIPSKGNTNEISLRMLLKQEGISLGRGAESAHLIVRSPSDALISFRQKEIDAALVPEPWGTQIEKAGLGKVVVDWKAIPPNNGDYPTVIMVASDKFIAQHRDMVKGAIKANRDGIAFIQNSPEQAYDLINNQLKQYSGKGMDKVLIKASLSRLKLTTDVDVKVMEEMAKVSIDARYIKGINKEELNLSQFVDLSMLDEVKNGK comes from the coding sequence ATGAGAAAACGTGCATGGGTGCTAATGCTGCTTCTGGTCGTGGTCGCGATGGTGAGTGCTTGTGGTGAGAAACTGACTTCTACAGGCAAAGCTCAAGTGGTACGAGTCGGCGTATTCAAAAATGTCACACATGCCGCAGCCTACATCGCACTGGAGAAAGGCTATTTCGCCCGGGAATGGGGCAGCGAAGTTAAGATCGAAGTCACAGCCTTCGATAACGGCTCTGACTTATCTATTGCTATGGCGACAGGAGATATCGATGTTGGATTCGTTGGTCCTGGGCCCGCGACAACCTTCTTTTTGAAAAGTGGGAACTATCGGGTCGTCTCCGGTTCAAATAACGGCGGCGCTGTATTAGTTGCGCGGAATGGCTCGGGAATTAATACCGTTAAAGATTTAGTAGATAAAACAATCGCGATTCCTTCCAAAGGAAACACGAACGAAATCTCGCTGCGCATGCTGCTGAAGCAAGAAGGTATAAGCTTGGGCAGAGGTGCTGAGAGTGCGCACCTCATCGTGCGCTCCCCGTCGGATGCGCTGATCTCTTTCCGCCAGAAGGAGATCGATGCTGCGCTTGTCCCCGAGCCATGGGGGACACAAATCGAGAAGGCCGGACTTGGCAAAGTCGTCGTCGACTGGAAGGCGATCCCGCCGAACAACGGCGATTATCCGACGGTTATCATGGTCGCGAGCGACAAGTTCATTGCGCAGCACCGTGATATGGTGAAAGGCGCGATCAAGGCGAATAGGGATGGCATCGCGTTCATCCAGAACAGTCCGGAGCAAGCCTATGATCTCATTAACAACCAGCTGAAACAATACAGCGGTAAAGGGATGGACAAAGTCTTGATCAAAGCCTCGCTGAGCCGTTTGAAACTCACCACCGACGTTGACGTCAAGGTGATGGAGGAAATGGCGAAGGTGTCGATCGATGCCCGATATATTAAGGGCATTAATAAAGAGGAGCTCAACCTTAGTCAATTCGTCGATTTGTCGATGCTCGACGAAGTAAAGAATGGGAAGTAA
- a CDS encoding ABC transporter permease produces the protein MSTASRRTIFLVLLLIAWEAGFRLFGWGWKFPSPTQTLQAFYDGLVHGELLQATFASMVRLLVSFALSLLIGTTLGFLFARYRMLDDTLGFLVVSLQTIPSIAWLPFAIIWFGLNESSVIFITTLGATWTMALASRTGIKNIPPIYLRAAQTMGTGNGFNLFVQVMIPAAFPHLINGVRTAWAFAWRALVAGELIAKGAGLGQLLQDGRNLGDTSLMLCIVIIIAVLGTVSDHFCFKKLEDKVLERYGLAGSKS, from the coding sequence ATGAGTACAGCATCAAGAAGAACGATTTTTCTGGTACTGCTTCTGATAGCTTGGGAGGCGGGATTTAGATTATTCGGATGGGGCTGGAAGTTCCCTTCGCCCACCCAAACCTTGCAGGCCTTCTACGACGGGTTGGTGCATGGCGAACTGCTCCAAGCGACATTTGCGAGTATGGTGAGGTTGCTGGTTTCCTTCGCTTTGTCTTTGCTGATCGGTACAACCCTTGGGTTCCTATTCGCACGTTACAGAATGCTGGATGATACGCTTGGATTTCTGGTTGTTTCTTTGCAGACCATTCCGAGTATTGCTTGGCTGCCTTTTGCTATTATTTGGTTCGGTCTTAACGAATCCTCTGTTATTTTCATTACGACACTCGGAGCAACTTGGACGATGGCATTGGCCAGCCGTACCGGGATCAAAAATATCCCCCCTATTTATTTGCGCGCCGCGCAGACGATGGGGACGGGCAATGGGTTCAATTTATTCGTACAAGTTATGATTCCTGCCGCTTTCCCGCATTTGATCAATGGTGTTCGCACGGCTTGGGCATTCGCTTGGCGCGCGCTTGTTGCCGGTGAACTTATTGCCAAAGGGGCTGGGCTAGGACAGCTGTTACAGGACGGAAGAAATCTTGGCGACACCTCACTGATGCTGTGTATTGTCATTATTATCGCGGTACTGGGCACGGTTTCTGATCACTTCTGCTTTAAGAAACTGGAAGATAAAGTGCTAGAGCGATACGGCCTCGCTGGCTCGAAGTCTTGA
- a CDS encoding ABC transporter ATP-binding protein: MIEIKGVSKTFVQRLGGSYQALDNITLTIEKGEFVSLLGPSGCGKSTVLNLVAGFDTQSEGVIQVNGKKVTGAGADRVVVFQEHGLFPWLTVLDNVAFGLKQKGIGKKERYELAMEQIKAVHLSRFTDRYPHELSGGMKQRAAIARALAMDPEILLMDEPFAALDEQTRLILHKELEEIWMRTRKTILFITHNIREAVILSDRVFVMSTRPGTIKKEFAVKAARPRDSADTVLHHVENSIMDALADELEKVVREETGDEYSIKKNDFSGTASDSLGGGI; the protein is encoded by the coding sequence TTGATCGAGATTAAAGGCGTTAGCAAGACGTTTGTTCAGCGATTAGGCGGCAGCTATCAGGCGCTGGATAATATCACTTTAACGATTGAAAAAGGGGAGTTCGTCTCCTTGCTGGGCCCGTCCGGATGCGGGAAATCGACCGTACTGAACCTGGTCGCAGGCTTCGATACGCAGAGTGAGGGCGTTATTCAGGTGAATGGGAAAAAGGTGACCGGCGCTGGAGCGGACCGTGTCGTTGTGTTCCAAGAGCATGGACTATTCCCATGGTTGACAGTGCTGGACAATGTAGCCTTCGGTCTCAAACAGAAGGGCATTGGGAAAAAAGAGCGTTATGAGCTGGCGATGGAACAGATCAAAGCGGTGCATCTCAGCCGTTTTACGGATCGCTATCCGCATGAGCTTTCGGGCGGAATGAAGCAGCGGGCCGCAATCGCCCGGGCGCTTGCGATGGACCCAGAGATTTTGCTGATGGACGAGCCGTTCGCCGCTTTGGATGAGCAAACGCGCCTTATTTTACACAAAGAATTGGAAGAAATCTGGATGCGCACGCGCAAAACGATCCTCTTCATTACCCATAACATTCGTGAAGCCGTGATCCTCTCGGATCGTGTATTCGTGATGTCCACGCGTCCCGGGACTATTAAGAAGGAGTTCGCCGTGAAAGCAGCGAGACCACGGGATAGCGCAGACACCGTCCTCCATCATGTGGAGAATTCGATCATGGACGCGTTGGCAGACGAGCTGGAGAAAGTGGTAAGGGAGGAAACTGGCGATGAGTACAGCATCAAGAAGAACGATTTTTCTGGTACTGCTTCTGATAGCTTGGGAGGCGGGATTTAG
- a CDS encoding DUF445 domain-containing protein, with protein sequence MTMKKEAKYIATVSLGVMGAGFLATLPVSSTIWGTFLQGGFEAGVVGGLADWFAVSALFRHPLGIPIPHTALLPKNREKITKALVSTVENELLSKETIRARLQQIRFLERGLELAESQLDNVALHKGLSTLAKQAINAIDLDKLTPLLAEEIHKALQDVDTSRLVRTIVDSIVDGGYDGKTFDFVIDKVEAWAIKADTRDQLGAMALKAFEGLQSNGFMAFAVNAFIGMVNEEKIGGIIQNFVLSYIEQMRTKNHPRREAVLTFIRNELNKLERNPQLLAELEGLKAKLPGLFDLDEKLSGLLERLKAKAEDFVDQPDFVPQYVVPVVRKMLMSVKDNEDMLLRGESWVQEKIAAYLEQNHSKIGLLVKENLDKLTNEKLTQLMEDKLGNDLQWIRVNGAICGFIIGLGLAGLKLLF encoded by the coding sequence ATGACAATGAAAAAAGAAGCAAAGTATATAGCGACGGTTTCCTTAGGGGTTATGGGAGCAGGCTTTCTGGCGACACTGCCGGTTTCTTCAACAATTTGGGGAACCTTCTTGCAAGGTGGCTTTGAGGCCGGAGTTGTAGGCGGCTTGGCTGACTGGTTTGCGGTTAGTGCCCTGTTCCGTCACCCACTAGGTATTCCGATTCCGCATACGGCTCTTTTGCCGAAAAATCGTGAGAAGATCACGAAAGCGCTCGTCTCGACGGTTGAAAATGAACTGCTTTCCAAAGAAACCATTCGTGCCCGTTTGCAGCAAATTAGGTTTTTGGAACGTGGACTTGAGCTGGCGGAGAGTCAGTTGGACAATGTGGCACTTCACAAAGGCCTCTCGACACTTGCCAAACAAGCCATTAACGCGATTGATCTGGACAAATTGACGCCGCTTTTAGCGGAAGAAATTCATAAAGCACTGCAAGACGTAGATACGAGTCGACTCGTTCGGACGATTGTAGACAGCATTGTCGATGGCGGCTATGACGGCAAAACGTTTGATTTTGTTATCGATAAAGTGGAAGCATGGGCGATTAAGGCGGATACGCGCGATCAACTAGGCGCTATGGCGCTGAAAGCGTTCGAGGGTCTGCAGTCGAATGGGTTCATGGCATTTGCCGTTAATGCGTTCATCGGTATGGTGAATGAAGAGAAGATTGGCGGCATTATCCAGAACTTCGTTCTCTCCTACATCGAGCAGATGCGAACGAAGAATCATCCGCGCAGAGAAGCCGTTCTTACCTTTATTCGGAATGAGCTGAACAAGCTGGAGCGGAATCCGCAGCTTTTGGCGGAGCTGGAAGGTTTGAAGGCGAAGCTGCCGGGTCTATTTGATCTCGATGAGAAATTATCGGGGCTGTTAGAGCGGTTGAAGGCGAAGGCAGAGGATTTCGTGGATCAACCTGATTTTGTGCCTCAGTATGTGGTCCCGGTGGTTCGAAAAATGCTGATGTCGGTGAAGGACAACGAGGATATGCTGCTGCGCGGCGAGAGCTGGGTTCAAGAGAAAATCGCTGCTTATTTGGAGCAGAATCACAGCAAAATCGGTCTACTCGTCAAAGAAAATCTGGATAAGCTGACGAATGAAAAGCTGACCCAGTTGATGGAAGATAAACTCGGTAATGATTTGCAGTGGATTCGTGTCAACGGTGCGATTTGCGGGTTCATCATCGGACTTGGCTTGGCAGGGCTGAAATTGCTGTTTTAA
- a CDS encoding HD domain-containing protein yields the protein MNQHDGEHTKIEGILLAAEALVKEKLERDSSGHDWWHIYRVVQTTKRIAAQEGADGFVCELAALLHDVVDEKLNADPAAAQRELEAWLAASGTPAEQVQHVLEIISTMSFKGGARPPMRTLEGQVVQDADRLDAIGAVGISRVFAYSGWKGRPIHDPTVMAREHMTEAEYRAGNDTAINHFYEKLLKLKELMNTAYARQLAEERHRFMEQYLEQFYAEWEGER from the coding sequence ATGAATCAGCATGACGGAGAACATACGAAAATAGAGGGAATTCTACTCGCAGCGGAAGCGCTCGTGAAGGAGAAGCTGGAGCGCGATAGCAGCGGCCACGACTGGTGGCACATTTATCGCGTTGTGCAGACGACGAAGCGCATTGCTGCCCAGGAGGGCGCGGATGGCTTCGTCTGCGAACTTGCGGCGCTGCTTCACGACGTCGTCGACGAGAAGCTGAACGCCGATCCAGCCGCTGCGCAGCGCGAGCTGGAGGCGTGGCTCGCCGCCAGCGGCACGCCAGCGGAGCAAGTGCAGCACGTGCTGGAGATCATCAGCACGATGTCGTTTAAGGGCGGCGCGCGTCCGCCTATGCGCACGCTGGAAGGCCAGGTCGTGCAGGATGCCGACCGGTTGGATGCGATAGGCGCGGTAGGAATCTCGCGCGTATTCGCTTATTCGGGCTGGAAAGGCCGCCCGATTCACGATCCTACCGTCATGGCCCGTGAGCATATGACGGAGGCGGAGTATCGCGCTGGGAATGACACCGCGATTAATCACTTCTACGAGAAGCTCCTGAAATTGAAGGAGCTTATGAACACAGCCTACGCCCGGCAGCTGGCAGAGGAGCGGCACCGCTTTATGGAGCAGTACCTCGAACAGTTTTACGCGGAGTGGGAAGGCGAGCGGTAG
- a CDS encoding TrmB family transcriptional regulator encodes MLQYCSRNHNGLMKRGAGMEDVHLHLKNLGFTDLEAKCLHVLAESGTRTGYEIAKQLGVSRSNVYSALQKLAEKGAVLTSHGEPTHYQSVPIEEIGERIEAELQASIRYVKAHMPKQDAHRSEYFSLEGDAKVIERIRTELKKAKEEALCELWSEEAQLLKEVLRLVPAQGVRLLVSTIGEAELPSGVHQFQHGREEGWQKRNGRKFTLLIDRKLAIVGTRGGDEPALAMITEHPAMVELLLNNFFRDVVIHELQQDMGAKLEDKYGKNFKKIIQKYTEVKGIDSQPAGAGKSLEGKSSDGKSAEGKRRKKK; translated from the coding sequence ATGTTACAATATTGTTCAAGAAATCATAACGGGTTAATGAAAAGGGGCGCTGGCATGGAGGATGTTCATCTGCATTTAAAAAACCTTGGCTTCACAGACCTAGAAGCCAAGTGCCTGCACGTGCTCGCCGAGAGCGGCACACGCACCGGCTACGAAATCGCCAAGCAGCTTGGCGTTTCGCGCTCGAATGTCTACTCCGCACTCCAGAAGCTCGCGGAGAAGGGGGCTGTGCTCACGAGTCACGGTGAGCCCACGCATTATCAAAGCGTGCCGATCGAGGAGATCGGCGAGCGAATTGAAGCGGAGCTGCAAGCCTCGATCCGCTATGTGAAAGCGCATATGCCGAAGCAGGATGCGCACCGCTCGGAGTACTTCAGCTTGGAGGGAGACGCGAAGGTTATTGAGCGCATACGAACTGAGCTGAAAAAGGCGAAGGAAGAGGCGCTCTGTGAGCTATGGTCGGAAGAAGCACAGCTGCTGAAGGAAGTTCTTCGTCTAGTGCCAGCGCAAGGCGTGCGCTTGCTGGTTTCGACGATTGGCGAAGCGGAGCTGCCAAGCGGGGTTCATCAATTCCAGCACGGACGCGAAGAAGGTTGGCAGAAGCGCAATGGGCGGAAATTTACGCTGCTGATCGATCGTAAGCTGGCGATTGTTGGCACACGTGGCGGCGATGAGCCAGCTCTGGCGATGATAACTGAGCATCCAGCGATGGTGGAGCTGCTGCTGAATAATTTTTTTCGTGATGTGGTGATCCACGAGCTGCAGCAGGATATGGGCGCAAAGCTGGAAGATAAATATGGCAAGAACTTCAAAAAAATTATCCAGAAGTACACCGAGGTGAAGGGGATAGATTCACAACCGGCGGGTGCAGGGAAGTCGTTGGAAGGCAAGTCTAGTGATGGTAAGTCTGCCGAAGGAAAAAGGAGAAAGAAGAAATGA
- a CDS encoding MgtC/SapB family protein, producing the protein MLSVDVNILMRLGISAIFGLIIGLEREIRNKPLGLKTSLVICLSSCLLTIVSIESANKYAVAGLHVMDPMRLAAQVVSGIGFLGAGVILRKHNDVIVGLTTAAMIWGAAGLGIAVGAGFFVEAFFGLVLIMISVVLLPYFIKKMGPRPLIMKDLRVRLVVSHDGNLTTIIKAIIAKGYKMKSVHIKELNQDQQELNFIVYIDRKYASEVYDELKSMDYIEIAEVETL; encoded by the coding sequence ATGCTATCCGTGGATGTAAACATTTTAATGAGATTAGGAATTTCTGCAATTTTCGGTTTAATTATTGGCTTAGAACGTGAAATCAGGAATAAACCGCTTGGTCTGAAGACCTCACTAGTTATTTGCTTGAGCAGTTGTTTGTTGACGATAGTTTCCATCGAATCAGCAAATAAATATGCGGTTGCGGGACTTCATGTCATGGATCCTATGCGGCTTGCTGCGCAAGTAGTCAGTGGGATTGGTTTCCTCGGTGCAGGGGTGATTCTTCGCAAGCACAATGATGTCATTGTCGGATTAACAACGGCTGCAATGATCTGGGGAGCGGCTGGACTTGGTATCGCAGTTGGGGCAGGCTTTTTTGTGGAAGCCTTTTTTGGACTCGTATTAATTATGATTAGTGTCGTCCTTTTACCTTACTTTATTAAGAAAATGGGCCCGAGACCCCTGATAATGAAAGACCTGCGCGTTAGGCTCGTCGTCTCCCATGACGGCAATTTAACGACGATTATCAAAGCGATCATTGCCAAAGGCTACAAAATGAAAAGCGTACACATCAAAGAGCTGAACCAAGACCAGCAAGAGCTGAATTTCATCGTGTACATTGATCGGAAATATGCTTCGGAAGTGTATGATGAGTTGAAAAGTATGGATTACATTGAGATTGCAGAAGTTGAGACTTTGTAG
- a CDS encoding response regulator transcription factor, with protein sequence MSRILIIEDEQSIAELERDYLEISGYEVDIENSGDKGLQRALSTEYDLIILDLMLPKVDGFEICRRIRSEKDIPIVMVSAKKEDIDKIRGLGLGADDYMIKPFSPSELVARVKAHLARYERLMGRRETRNDEVRIRGLMIDKTARRVFVNEKEVVFTTKEFDLLTHLAMNPNRVYSKEQLFDLLWGMDAMGEIATVTVHIRKLREKIEQDPSNPQYIETIWGAGYRFRI encoded by the coding sequence ATGAGTCGAATCTTAATTATTGAAGACGAGCAAAGTATTGCCGAGCTGGAGCGGGATTATTTGGAGATCAGCGGCTACGAAGTCGATATCGAAAACAGCGGTGACAAGGGGCTCCAGCGAGCCCTCTCCACGGAGTATGATCTCATCATTCTCGACCTGATGCTGCCAAAGGTGGATGGCTTCGAAATCTGCCGGCGTATTCGCAGTGAGAAGGACATTCCCATCGTGATGGTTTCCGCTAAAAAGGAAGACATCGATAAAATCCGCGGCCTCGGCCTCGGCGCTGACGACTACATGATCAAGCCCTTCAGCCCCAGCGAACTGGTGGCCAGAGTCAAAGCCCATTTAGCCCGCTATGAACGGCTGATGGGTCGTCGCGAAACGCGGAATGATGAAGTCCGCATCCGCGGTTTGATGATTGATAAAACAGCGCGCCGTGTTTTTGTCAACGAGAAAGAAGTCGTCTTCACGACGAAAGAATTCGATCTGCTCACCCACCTGGCGATGAATCCGAATCGGGTGTACAGCAAAGAGCAGCTTTTTGACCTCCTATGGGGAATGGACGCCATGGGAGAAATCGCGACAGTAACGGTACATATTCGCAAACTGCGCGAGAAAATCGAGCAAGATCCGTCCAACCCGCAATACATCGAAACCATCTGGGGAGCGGGATATCGGTTTCGGATTTAA